A stretch of Porites lutea chromosome 5, jaPorLute2.1, whole genome shotgun sequence DNA encodes these proteins:
- the LOC140937500 gene encoding neuronal acetylcholine receptor subunit alpha-7-like: MLVTSMGKLLICLLFYFNSIAANKQFYEDLEQLQKDLFTNYSTNIIPQKNKTIAVKVQFDIALNQIIDLDERLQTMTTIVWVRLYWNDFRLQWNSSNYGSIESFVTSSKKLWLPDITLYNNANDNYDKEKEEYYGLTVSSNGDVGWFYPTIFKSSCTIDVTYFPFDDQKCILKFGSWSYHGLSLDIFHKGPGDTASFTDNGEWILVGMPVTKFITKYRCCPEPYPFITYNIVIRRRTMYYILNFLTPCVLMSALTILGFFLPVESGERMNVGVTVLLSLTVILLLLAEELPATSEVVPLISRYYTLTMVNVFVSIVFTCVVLTFHHHSPTPLPAWVRLFICQWCANVLRVKRNGKKTNESCTSAKKFLKNRNMRRHSLGERLYNGDSTEPVTTNPFVSDKNHANGTHQLETDSNTPIQLQTLGDQNLRKRLSQASKQSEALDILVQRTKKDEEKEHFQQEWRFAARVLNRLFMWIVLILVVFNCLVVLFSAPRENLD, from the exons ATGCTAGTCACGTCCATGGGAAAACTTCTAATTTGcctgctgttttattttaattcaataG CTGCGAATAAACAATTCTACGAAGACTTGGAGCAGCTACAGAAGGACCTGTTCACAAATTACAGTACCAATATCATCcctcagaaaaataaaactattgcAGTCAAAGTTCAGTTCGACATAGCCCTCAATCAAATAATTGATTTG gATGAGAGACTGCAAACTATGACGACCATTGTTTGGGTGAGGCTT TATTGGAATGATTTTAGGTTACAATGGAATAGCTCTAATTATGGATCAATAGAGTCGTTCGTGACATCTTCAAAGAAACTTTGGCTTCCAGACATTACTTTGTACAACAA TGCTAATGACAATTATgacaaagagaaagaagaatATTATGGGCTTACCGTAAGTTCTAATGGTGATGTAGGATGGTTCTACCCCACAATATTCAAGAGTTCATGTACCATTGACGTCACCTATTTTCCGTTTGATGATCAG AAATGCATTCTGAAGTTTGGGTCATGGTCCTATCATGGCTTGAGTCTGGATATATTTCACAAAGGTCCTGGAGATACTGCATCATTCACTGATAATGGCGAATGGATACTGGTTGGGATGCCTGTTACAAAATTCATTACCAAGTACCGCTGCTGTCCTGAGCCTTATCCATTTATAACTTACAATATCGTCATTCGTCGTCGTACCATGTATTATATCTTAAACTTTTTGACTCCGTGCGTACTCATGTCAGCATTAACAATCCTTGGTTTCTTTCTCCCGGTTGAGTCTGGAGAAAGAATGAATGTGGGTGTAACTGTATTACTATCGTTAACTGTTATACTTTTGTTACTAGCCGAAGAACTTCCAGCCACTTCCGAAGTTGTTCCGTTGATCTCCCGATATTATACCTTGACGATGGTGAATGTTTTTGTGTCCATTGTATTTACTTGCGTCGTTCTTACATTTCATCACCACTCTCCAACACCGCTACCGGCCTGGGTACGACTGTTCATCTgccagtggtgtgcaaacgtcTTACGTGTAAAGAGAAACGGCAAGAAAACCAACGAGTCTTGCACTTCGGCAaagaaatttctaaaaaatCGTAACATGAGAAGACATTCACTGGGCGAGCGTCTTTATAATGGCGATAGCACAGAGCCAGTTACTACTAACCCATTTGTCAGTGACAAAAATCATGCTAACGGTACACATCAGCTTGAAACGGATTCAAACACACCCATTCAATTACAAACCTTAGGTGATCAAAACCTTCGAAAGCGACTTAGTCAAGCCTCCAAACAGTCAGAGGCTCTGGATATTCTTGTGCAAAGGACTAAAAAAGATGAAGAGAAGGAGCACTTTCAGCAAGAATGGCGTTTTGCTGCTCGGGTGCTGAATCGATTGTTCATGTGGATTGTTCTGATCTTAGTTGTGTTTAACTGTCTGGTAGTGTTATTCTCGGCTCCAAGAGAAAACCTCGACTGA
- the LOC140936758 gene encoding neuronal acetylcholine receptor subunit alpha-10-like produces the protein MASYMPALLCDIMRILLLLLILFLNSSEGVPSSHIVQELEYDLFHSYDKSVLPKTTLEKGVVVTLDLALNQIIDVNKRAQTMTAVIWVRQYWSDHRLKWNASDYDDVTSIVTQASHLWLPDITLYNNAKDDYNIDKESYHSLTISSDGNISRFFPTIYKSSCKLDVTNFPFDDQVCTLKLGSWAYNIYEMDLNSKGNGDISSFIPNGEWTLQSMPSRRHETKFRCCPHPYVFLTYDIHIKRRSLYYVLNCFMPCLIMMALTILSFYLPSETGERMGVGITVLLSLSIIQLILSDSLPPTSEVPLIVVYYGLTMLNIFMSLVFSCIVLTLFHQSPYPLPRWLRLFVCHWGSKPLRLHNEWNQIKEKRKQLERKLKSASNTMAFECAVNWIPEMSLPSHGPTATLLNSHESRDKFSDHKNDCTLTKKLLEEELENALREEWKFASRVINKYFMWIIISAITSNALYVILMAPSGNLL, from the exons ATGGCAAGTTACATGCCTGCACTTCTCTGCGATATAATGAGAATTTTGTTACTCTTGCTGATTCTTTTCTTAAATTCAAGTGAAG GCGTCCCGAGCTCTCATATCGTTCAAGAGCTCGAGTACGATTTATTTCACTCCTACGACAAAAGTGTGCTTCCCAAAACAACTTTAGAGAAGGGTGTTGTAGTCACATTGGATTTGGCGTTGAACCAGATCATAGATGTG AACAAGCGAGCTCAAACAATGACTGCTGTAATTTGGGTGCGGCAG TATTGGAGTGACCACAGACTTAAGTGGAATGCTTCTGATTATGATGACGTGACATCTATTGTGACTCAAGCCAGTCATTTATGGCTTCCGGACATAACTCTTTACAACAA TGCAAAGGATGATTATAATATCGACAAGGAATCTTACCACAGTCTGACGATATCCTCTGATGGAAACATCTCACGATTCTTTCCGACTATTTACAAATCTTCTTGCAAACTGGATGTAACCAATTTTCCTTTTGATGATCAG GTCTGCACACTCAAATTGGGCTCCTGGGCCTACAATATCTATGAAATGGATCTCAATAGTAAGGGAAACGGCGACATCAGTTCATTTATACCGAACGGAGAATGGACTCTACAGAGCATGCCTTCCAGAAGACACGAGACCAAGTTTCGCTGCTGTCCTCATCCGTACGTGTTCCTCACATACGACATACACATCAAGAGAAGATCGCTTTATTATGTGTTGAACTGTTTCATGCCCTGTTTGATTATGATGGCATTGACAATCCTCTCTTTTTATTTGCCATCAGAGACAGGAGAGCGCATGGGTGTTGGTATAACCGTGCTGTTGTCGTTAAGTATCATACAGCTTATTTTGTCCGATTCACTTCCGCCCACGTCCGAAGTGCCGCTGATCGTAGTATACTACGGGCTCACTATGCTAAACATTTTTATGTCGCTAGTTTTCTCGTGTATTGTTCTTACGTTATTCCACCAGTCTCCATACCCATTACCCCGCTGGCTCCGGCTTTTCGTATGCCACTGGGGCTCCAAACCCCTGCGATTGCACAATGAATGGAATCAAAttaaagagaagagaaaacaactggaaagaaaattaaaatctgCTTCCAATACAATGGCATTTGAGTGTGCAGTCAACTGGATACCAGAAATGTCGCTGCCTTCCCACGGGCCCACTGCCACTTTGCTAAACAGCCACGAATCCCGTGACAAATTTAGTGACCATAAAAATGACTGTACACTAACGAAAAAATTACTGGAGGAGGAACTGGAGAACGCACTTCGAGAGGAATGGAAATTTGCCTCGCgggtcatcaataaatatttcaTGTGGATTATTATATCTGCGATCACAAGCAACGCTTTGTACGTCATTCTTATGGCGCCCAGTGGAAATCTTCTATGA
- the LOC140936756 gene encoding uncharacterized protein, with the protein MISQMYFTLLLLTLLFQASQEATLNTNLTSYVDRNSKVQHADCLGSECFWNCTYKVNRTDQYRQRISQAIFDEGRLFRVNVTYKIEHNDKPSEYRKQTVSSSIVKGAKQWRVRLNRPTNQEVPIFVQNALKDLAAFLETEFILSIEASCKFQFGFNLTSGTNQTKIRELFSYYFQENILQITGLVRRGKACDEGDENLRQNQSCISIQINEFTADGWTQSLLWWAIFCFVAIFSYIAPWVVCLFPATEVPAPEVGPSISRLFCQKYLGCEDRQIIVNWQSPVGFRSLIGNCFFSLDDMMWNRIKRFIMRLFILPVLFFLPALFVEYLQYNNILPRYNFLNISHLFSFVKVLCYCCYCLQAFLCSFSSRKPNDWGFGIIRDLPLQMLIHFRAVHRCLKKLMLAISYAYIFMVTEIMDAWTRLTVSQIMMRVGGLCLLILLAPFFLFILFCWPLGMITLSFPIAIVCGTEYFSFSFTRKGEYVLVFCISCFATYGGLLVLRSTGLGILLSLKLAGEILFCEENLPYVTAFGVLAYYLWSSYGSFTKRYKKLAWALCNHYEKQTGIDRVKSSPYLLKKIPKTLFDKSCQDTFPIKENVYKLIWRVLYLTFFGAVLFFTMLLDATCLTRTLVVAFTGAVPKIITFFVEKRKSLRNDDMTIDEKALQLVQQYSAESTPKLNEKNVMSYYDLDLAPLRVLHSCLLNQRAEKFYNDHVGLWAFNVIGCPALANTEQAKEVAIKCVEHNSTGIVRSYRADEKEVKASFD; encoded by the exons ATGATTTCACAGATGTATTTCACTCTCCTGTTATTAACATTGTTGTTTCAAGCCTCACAAGAAGCAACACTAAACACAAACTTAACCAGTTATGTGGACAGGAACTCCAAGGTGCAGCATGCAGACTGCTTGGGCAGCGAGTGCTTTTGGAACTGTACATACAAAGTCAATAGGACAGACCAGTATCGTCAAAGAATATCACAGGCAATATTTGATGAAGGAAGACTGTTCAGAGTTAATGTTACATACAAGATAGAACACAATGACAAGCCGTCTGAATATAGGAAGCAAACGGTTTCCAGTTCTATTGTGAAAGGCGCTAAACAGTGGCGAGTCAGACTGAACAGACCGACAAACCAAGAAGTTCCCATCTTTGTTCAAAATGCTTTAAAAGACTTGGCGGCTTTTTTGGAGACGGAATTTATTTTGTCGATAGAAGCATCTTGCAAATTTCAGTTTGGATTTAATCTCACTTCTGGaacaaaccagacaaaaatCAGGGagcttttttcttattatttccaGGAGAACATTCTTCAAATCACTGGGCTTGTTCGGCGTGGCAAGGCATGTGATGAAGGGGACGAGAACTTGCGGCAGAATCAAAGCTGCATCAGTATTCAGATTAATGAGTTCACAGCTGATGGATGGACACAGTCCTTGCTTTGGTGGGCCATTTTCTGTTTCGTGGCCATATTCTCATATATTGCACCTTGGGTTGTTTGCTTATTCCCCGCAACTGAAGTACCCGCACCTGAAGTCGGACCATCGATATCAAgacttttttgccaaaaatatttAGGATGTGAGGATCGTCAAATTATCGTGAATTGGCAAAGTCCAGTAGGATTCCGGAGTCTTATAGgaaattgtttcttttccttGGATGACATGATGTGGAACAGAATAAAAAGATTCATAATGCGTCTTTTTATCCTCCCCGTTCTGTTTTTTCTTCCGGCACTTTTTGTTGAATACTTACAATATAACAACATTTTGCCTCGATACAATTTCCTAAATATTTCGCATTTATTTTCGTTTGTCAAAGTATTATGTTACTGCTGTTACTGTCTCCAAGCCTTTTTGTGTAGTTTCTCAAGTAGAAAGCCTAACGATTGGGGTTTCGGGATCATCCGCGACCTTCCATTACAAATGTTAATTCACTTTAGGGCAGTTCACAGGTgccttaaaaaattaatgttggcgATATCTTATGCATATATTTTTATGGTAACAGAAATAATGGATGCTTGGACCCGTCTTACAGTTTCTCAAATCATGATGCGGGTAGGTGGACTGTGTTTGTTGATTCTTTTAGCACCTTTTTTCTTGTTCATCTTGTTTTGCTGGCCATTAGGGATGATTACCCTTTCCTTTCCAATAGCTATTGTATGCGGTACTGAATACTTCAGCTTTTCATTCACGCGTAAAGGTGAATATGTTCTCGTCTTTTGTATTTCTTGCTTCGCAACATATGGAGGTCTTCTTGTCTTACGCTCTACAGGTCTCGGTATACTGCTATCTCTTAAACTGGCAggggaaattttgttttgtgagGAAAATCTTCCGTACGTTACTGCTTTTGGGGTTTTGGCCTATTATTTGTGGAGTAGCTACGGCTCATTTACCAAAAGATACAAAAAACTCGCCTGGGCGCTCTGTAACCATTACGAAAAACAGACAGGTATCGATAGAGTTAAATCAAGTCCCTACCTTctgaaaaaaataccaaaaacgCTGTTCGACAAGTCTTGTCAAGATACTTTTCCTATCAAAGAAAACGTGTATAAGCTGATTTGGAGAGTCTTGTATTTAACCTTTTTTggtgctgttttattttttacaatgCTGTTGGACGCCACGTGTTTAACTCGAACTTTGGTGGTGGCTTTTACAGGGGCAGTTCCAAAGATCATAACTTTTTTCGTTGAAAAGAGAAAGTCTCTGAGAAATGATGACATGACTATTGACGAGAAAGCTCTTCAGTTGGTTCAGCAGTACTCTGCTGAAAGCACTCCAAAACTCAACGAAAAAAACGTCATGAGCTATTACGACCTAGACCTTGCCCCGTTGCG GGTTCTGCACAGTTGTTTGTTAAATCAGCGAGCCGAAAAATTTTATAATGATCACGTCGGACTTTGGGCATTCAATGTGATTGGTTGCCCGGCACTTGCAAACACGGAACAAGCCAAGGAAGTAGCCATAAAATGTGTGGAACATAACTCAACAGGAATAGTACGTTCCTACAGAGCTGATGAGAAAGAGGTTAAAGCCAGCTTCGACTGA
- the LOC140936755 gene encoding uncharacterized protein, whose translation MIMTCVSRMCFTLLLLTSFCQGSRNAKQTDTEEMFKTPREKTVQTDFSGSKLPWNCTYKVNSTSNFHFSWGRVTKAMLDNGRLFSVYVEYKLYGQDDRETEYSNQAFFRSIVNGTKRWRVRLIKPKKEGVLGIVENALMDSVALFDCTLVQFSIEASCTFQFTSNSNTTSKLTRNSDLAPDYFKQKILHIARLGGKMCDGEDETCFMITDFKRSPITLLLWAAVSSCIYLFIYIGPAIVCLFPATEVTSTISSTLASASTVKDKESQIIVAWQSPIGFRSLIGNCFFRADDTTWNRIKRFIMRVLILPVPFFLPAIFVEYLHHIYIWPRHNFLNFGTDFSSFKLNVLCYSCYCIHAFLCSFMIRNPSKQGLEDTDRLRKFLLICDLPLQMLIHFRTFWPKLKLEDIMDKDVRRVFCNILLRFMLLLPYIFIIMLFTSPIAVICSTQYFTFLMVPDKNSKTATPYNVARIVFYFPAFFISWFAAYGGITLLRSAGLGVLLLLQLVVKIMFCEEIILIATSFVFLSYYLWSSYRSFTNRYKKLALVLSELLREEEIDDHDSYRTRYHYYRYKLKTRENNLLVKRIPKKIFEGSCEKLLPIKPNLYKLIWKTVLYLTYFCAILFITKMVDITPLSKTFVVFMSGSVPKIMTCFFGKRNPKKTDDLTQEAGHLAEKYRILHINNRTRSDYDIFRSLLLDPEKTFEYVGFSSLFISLTVAFVTGDWAMGYLYFAMFFFALLPVYPLK comes from the coding sequence ATGATAATGACCTGTGTTTCGCGGATGTGCTTCACTTTGCTGCTATTAACATCGTTTTGCCAAGGGTCACGGAATGCAAAACAAACCGATACTGAAGAGATGTTTAAGACTCCCAGGGAAAAGACGGTGCAGACCGACTTCTCGGGCAGCAAGCTCCCTTGGAACTGTACTTATAAAGTCAATTCCACGAGTAATTTCCATTTTTCCTGGGGAAGAGTAACAAAGGCCATGTTAGATAATGGACGGCTATTCAGTGTTTATGTTGAATACAAACTGTACGGCCAAGACGACAGGGAGACTGAATACAGCAATCAAGCATTCTTCAGATCTATCGTAAATGGCACTAAACGCTGGCGGGTCAGACTGATCAAACCGAAAAAGGAAGGAGTTTTAGGCATTGTTGAAAATGCGTTGATGGACTCAGTAGCTTTATTTGATTGTACCTTGGTACAATTTTCAATCGAAGCTTCTTGTACTTTTCAATTTACATCTAATTCTAATACTACATCAAAATTGACAAGAAACAGTGATTTGGCCCCAGATTATTTCAAACAGAAAATTCTCCACATTGCTCGGCTTGGAGGAAAAATGTGTGATGGAGAGGACGAGACCTGTTTCATGATAACTGATTTCAAACGATCGCCGATAACACTTCTACTTTGGGCGGCCGTCTCTAGCTGTATTTACCTTTTCATATATATTGGTCCCGCGATTGTTTGTTTATTCCCTGCAACAGAAGTTACATCAACCATATCATCTACACTAGCATCAGCTTCAACTGTCAAAGACAAAGAAAGTCAAATTATCGTTGCTTGGCAAAGTCCAATAGGGTTTCGGAGTCTAATTGGAAACTGCTTCTTTCGCGCGGATGACACGACGTGGAACAGAATAAAAAGGTTCATTATGCGCGTTTTAATCCTTCCCGTTCCGTTTTTTCTCCCAGCAATATTTGTAGAATATTTACATCATATTTACATCTGGCCTCGacacaattttttaaattttggaacTGATTTTTCTTCATTCAAACTAAACGTCCTATGTTACAGCTGTTACTGCATTCACGCCTTTTTGTGCAGTTTTATGATAAGAAATCCAAGCAAACAAGGACTTGAAGATACGGATAGGTTGCGAAAATTTCTCCTGATTTGCGACCTTCCATTGCAAATGTTAATTCATTTTCGGACTTTTTGGCCAAAGCTAAAGCTAGAAGATATCATGGATAAAGACGTCCGCAGAGTTTTCTGTAATATTCTATTAAGGTTTATGTTGTTATTACCGTACATCTTTATAATCATGCTGTTTACCTCCCCAATAGCTGTTATATGCTCCACTCAATACTTCACCTTTTTAATGGTGCCCGACAAAAATTCTAAAACAGCCACTCCATACAATGTTGCTCGTatagttttctatttccctgcgttttttatttcttggTTCGCCGCATATGGAGGAATCACTCTCCTACGATCTGCAGGTCTTGGTGTACTCTTACTTCTTCAACTGGTTGTAAAAATTATGTTTTGTGAGGAAATAATTCTAATCGCAACTTCCTTCGTTTTTTTGTCTTACTACTTGTGGAGTAGCTACAGGTCATTTACCAACAGATACAAAAAACTTGCCTTGGTACTCAGTGAGCTACTGCGGGAAGAGGAAATAGATGATCATGATAGCTATCGTACACGTTACCATTATTATCGATACAAattgaaaacaagagagaataatctctTGGTCAAAAGAATACCAAAGAAGATTTTCGAAGGGTCTTGCGAAAAGCTACTACCTATCAAACCAAACTTGTATAAGCTTATTTGGAAAACAGTACTGTATTTGACCTATTTTTGCgctattttatttataacaaagaTGGTGGACATCACTCCTTTATCCAAGACTTTTGTCGTGTTTATGTCGGGATCAGTCCCAAAGATCATGACTTGTTTCTTTGGAAAACGAAACCCGAAAAAAACCGATGATTTGACTCAGGAAGCTGGTCATCTGGCAGAAAAGTATCGCATCCTACACATCAACAACCGAACAAGAAGTGATTATGACATTTTTCGATCACTACTCTTGGACCCAGAAAAAACATTCGAATATGTTGGATTTTCATCGCTTTTCATTTCTCTTACGGTTGCCTTTGTCACGGGTGATTGGGCGATGGGTTATTTATACTTTGCGATGTTCTTTTTCGCCCTTCTTCCAGTTTATCCCTTGAAATAA